The genomic window GGACGAGGACTTCCTGCGCGGCTTGGTCGAGCTGGCGCGCACCTACGATGCCCGCATCCTGGCCGACGAGATCCACGCCCCGCTCGTCTTTGAGGGCCGGCACACGCCGGTGGCATCTGTCGGCCCAGACGTGACCATCACCGCGACCTCGACGTCGAAGTCCTTCAACGTGGCCGGGCTCAAGTGCGCGCAGATGATTTTTTCCAACCCCGCCGACATCGCCACTTGGAAGAAGCTGACCGGGGTGGCCAAGGACGGCACCGGCACCCTGGGCGTTATCGCCGCCGAGGCCGCCTACCGCGACGGCGGCGAGCACCTGGACGAAGAGCTGGCCTATCTGAAGCAGACGCGGGACTGGCTGCTGGAAGAGCTGCCCCAGCGCGTGCCCGGCATTAAGACCGCCTGCCCCCAGGCGACCTACCTTTTGTGGCTGGACTTTTCCGACACTAAAATTGGCTCCGATCCGCACCCGGCCCGCTGGGTGCTGGACAATGCCCGCGTCGCGCTCAACGAGGGGTCCACCTTCGGCACCGGCGGCGAGCACCACGCGCGGCTGAATTTCGCGACTTCGCGGGAGATTCTGCAGGAGGCGCTCGAGCGGCTGGGCCGCGCCTTCGAAAATTAGCACCCCGTCTTTACTTTCTCATACAGTGGGCGGTATTGTCTCATTATGCGAACGGCGCGACCCGCCGGCCATAACTCGCCGCTGGGCCCCACACCACCCCCGTGGGGCGCGGCGGCGGGAGCGATACTATACGACCCCCTGTCAACGAAGGGCTTAAGCAATGGCTCAACCCGTTACGTCCTCACCGAAGCGACCCGCCGTGACCATCGTCGTGGCGGCGCTCATGCTGTTTTCGATGTTCTTCGGCGCCGGCAACCTCATTTTCCCGCCCATGGTGGGCGTATCCTCCGGCACTAACTTCTGGCCCGCCGTCCTAGGCTTCCTCGCCGCCGGCGTGCTGTTGCCGGTGCTGGCGGTCGTGGCAGTCTCGCTGTCGGGCCGCAGCGTCCGTGACCTGGGAGCCCACGGCGGCGCCTGGTTCGGCGTCGTCTTCTCCGCGATGGCCTACCTGGCCATCGGCGCCTTCTACGCGCTGCCGCGTACCGGCGCGGTCTCCATGGAAACCGCCATCACCCCGCTGCTGGGCTGGGAAGGCACGGCCGCCAACGGCATCTTCAACGCCGTGTTCTTCCTGATCGCGCTGGCGCTGTCCTGGAAGCCGAACTCCATCATGGACACCCTGGGCAAGTTCCTGACCCCGGCCCTGGTGGCCCTGCTGGCGCTGCTCATCATCCTGGCCACCACCGCCAACCCGCGGACCCCGGGCGTGCCCACCGAGGACTACTCCAGCTCCCCCATGGTCACCGGCCTGTTCGAGGGCTACAACACCATGGACGCCATCGCGGGCCTGGCGTTTTCCATCGTCATCGTGGGCTCCCTGCGCAGCAAGGGCTTCAAGTCCACCAAATCCCTGATGGGCGGCACCATCACCGCCGCCCTCATCGCCGGCGGCCTGCTGGCCGCCATCTACCTGGGCCTGGCCTGGCTGGCGCAAACCCTGCCCAACGGCCAGGACTACGAGTCCGGCGCGGTCCTGTTGGCCGATTCCGCCAACATGACCATGGGTACGGTCGGCCAGGCGGTCTTCTCCGCCATCGTGCTGCTGGCATGCATGACCACCGCCGTGGGCCTAATCACCGCCTGCTCCGCCTTCTTCGAGATGCTGGTGCCCAAGACCACCTACCACTTCTGGGCCGTGGTCTTTACCGCCCTGTCCATTCTGCTGGCCTTCCAGGGTCTGGACACCGTGCTGTCAGTGGCCGTGCCGTTCATTACCTTCCTGTACCCGCCGGCCATCACGCTGATCTTCATCACGCTGCTGCAGCCGCTGGTAAAGAAGGCC from Corynebacterium confusum includes these protein-coding regions:
- a CDS encoding MalY/PatB family protein, which encodes MEIPSLEQLAARGTRKWTVYDSDVIPLWIAESDFPTAPAVKDAIQDMVDRETFGYTPAPRCRDLPGALADFYAERFGWRPDEKGIFWIGDVVRGMLLGVQYFTRPDSAVVVPVPSYPPLLEVPATAGRDKVEVSAELDLGEIERAFAAGDGSILLANPYNPLGRVLDEDFLRGLVELARTYDARILADEIHAPLVFEGRHTPVASVGPDVTITATSTSKSFNVAGLKCAQMIFSNPADIATWKKLTGVAKDGTGTLGVIAAEAAYRDGGEHLDEELAYLKQTRDWLLEELPQRVPGIKTACPQATYLLWLDFSDTKIGSDPHPARWVLDNARVALNEGSTFGTGGEHHARLNFATSREILQEALERLGRAFEN
- the brnQ gene encoding branched-chain amino acid transport system II carrier protein, with protein sequence MAQPVTSSPKRPAVTIVVAALMLFSMFFGAGNLIFPPMVGVSSGTNFWPAVLGFLAAGVLLPVLAVVAVSLSGRSVRDLGAHGGAWFGVVFSAMAYLAIGAFYALPRTGAVSMETAITPLLGWEGTAANGIFNAVFFLIALALSWKPNSIMDTLGKFLTPALVALLALLIILATTANPRTPGVPTEDYSSSPMVTGLFEGYNTMDAIAGLAFSIVIVGSLRSKGFKSTKSLMGGTITAALIAGGLLAAIYLGLAWLAQTLPNGQDYESGAVLLADSANMTMGTVGQAVFSAIVLLACMTTAVGLITACSAFFEMLVPKTTYHFWAVVFTALSILLAFQGLDTVLSVAVPFITFLYPPAITLIFITLLQPLVKKAVTFYWGYRLSLWVSVLWSALTVIADLGWASALEPMLNLSPGQALSLGWVVPTAIAFVIGAVIDALVRPAAE